One Roseimaritima multifibrata DNA window includes the following coding sequences:
- a CDS encoding protein-tyrosine phosphatase family protein, whose translation MTFTKIIHRTLATGCLVFLLGTSPIVAHPPTSSTESPSSAASATPQPSSREATPLPHWLQWTEQVFSGAQPTTADDFAALQARGIRTIVSVDGARPNVELAKHYGMRYLHVPIGYDGIDPDANLSFFRIAKEVQGTVYVHCHHGKHRGPAAAAVLCMGAGKIDRPQAEANLRSAGTSPNYTGLWKAVRDYRRPAADQELPQLVEIAQVTSTAAWMAQIDRTWDNLKACQNADWKHPKDNPDLVAKHEALQLWEGFTEAQRLLPNDAPTSLKQGLQTSQELSQSLMTALRKNESVKADRLILQLQEACVDCHKVHR comes from the coding sequence ATGACATTCACGAAAATCATTCACCGCACGCTCGCCACCGGCTGCCTTGTCTTCTTACTGGGTACGTCTCCAATCGTGGCCCACCCCCCAACCTCTTCTACTGAATCGCCCTCCTCCGCGGCGAGCGCAACGCCGCAGCCCTCTTCGCGCGAAGCGACTCCCCTGCCCCACTGGCTGCAGTGGACCGAACAAGTTTTCTCTGGCGCCCAGCCAACCACCGCCGACGACTTTGCTGCGCTCCAGGCCCGAGGAATCCGAACGATTGTCAGTGTCGATGGAGCACGCCCCAATGTCGAACTGGCGAAGCATTACGGCATGCGTTACCTCCATGTCCCCATCGGATACGACGGTATCGATCCGGATGCGAACCTATCGTTTTTTCGGATCGCCAAAGAGGTCCAAGGAACGGTCTACGTGCACTGCCATCACGGCAAACATCGAGGCCCCGCAGCCGCCGCCGTCCTCTGCATGGGAGCCGGAAAGATCGATCGTCCGCAAGCCGAAGCGAATCTCCGTTCGGCCGGCACCAGTCCCAACTACACAGGTCTTTGGAAAGCGGTTCGTGACTATCGTCGCCCCGCAGCCGATCAAGAGTTACCACAACTGGTTGAAATCGCCCAAGTGACAAGCACCGCCGCTTGGATGGCTCAGATCGATCGCACATGGGACAACCTAAAGGCCTGCCAGAACGCTGACTGGAAACACCCCAAGGACAACCCCGATCTTGTTGCAAAGCACGAAGCCCTGCAGCTTTGGGAAGGCTTTACGGAAGCGCAGCGGCTGTTACCAAACGACGCCCCGACCAGTTTGAAGCAAGGATTGCAAACGTCACAAGAACTTTCGCAAAGCTTGATGACCGCCCTACGAAAAAATGAATCGGTTAAGGCGGATCGGCTGATATTGCAGCTGCAAGAAGCTTGCGTCGACTGCCACAAGGTTCATCGGTAA
- the arfB gene encoding alternative ribosome rescue aminoacyl-tRNA hydrolase ArfB, giving the protein MENLVINRRLTIPASQLEVSYARSSGPGGQNVNKVNSKVTLRWQVRDQPLIPDGWRDRFLTAFGTRVTIHGEIVLQSDRYRDAPRNLQDCCDKLQQMLLQVAVPQKARRKTKPTLGSKKRRLDSKKRQSDKKRLRGRPGMD; this is encoded by the coding sequence GTGGAAAACCTGGTTATCAATCGTCGTTTAACCATTCCTGCGTCTCAGTTAGAGGTTTCGTATGCGCGTAGTAGCGGGCCAGGGGGGCAGAACGTAAATAAGGTAAATTCAAAGGTAACGCTTCGCTGGCAGGTTCGCGACCAACCCCTGATTCCCGATGGCTGGCGCGATCGTTTTTTGACCGCGTTCGGAACACGTGTCACAATTCATGGCGAGATCGTACTGCAAAGCGATCGTTATCGTGATGCGCCTCGTAATTTACAGGATTGCTGCGATAAATTGCAGCAGATGCTTCTACAGGTTGCGGTCCCACAGAAAGCACGTCGAAAAACCAAACCGACGCTGGGCAGCAAAAAACGACGACTCGATTCCAAAAAACGACAATCCGACAAAAAGCGTTTGCGGGGACGCCCAGGAATGGATTGA
- a CDS encoding outer membrane protein assembly factor BamB family protein has protein sequence MRTTASVRLGGCILMVCLLVDRPGWGQAGSQPNRAEPQNKVSDSDWPQFLGPHGNGHSDATGIRTDWSDGNLKTLWHQPLGTGYGIGSEADGKYYQFDREADQERLRCFDAASGKLIWSESQPVVYRDMYGYNNGPRSSPVIADGSVFTFGVAGQLTCRDEQSGAVSWTVDTNKKYGVIQNFFGVSCSPIVFEDSVIVMVGGSPPEDQQIAMGALDRVSPNGSAIVAFDVKTGEEKWRAGNYLASYSTPLVVELQGEQVLLAFVREGLLAIDPSTGNNRWFHPWRSPRLESVNAALPVVKGNQILISECYDIGSVFLNATTDEAEVVWADNPRSRDKNFRAHWSTPVVIDGALYGCSGRNAPDSDFRCIDFETGTVHWVDRRRTRSSVLAIDGHLVVLDEGGRMQLVKANREALEVVTEIDLGIGAPDRPALQPPCWAAPIYANGRLYVRGRDNVICLQLGK, from the coding sequence ATGCGGACGACAGCGAGCGTTCGCCTAGGGGGCTGCATCCTAATGGTTTGTCTGTTGGTTGACAGACCGGGGTGGGGCCAAGCGGGTTCGCAGCCAAATCGTGCGGAGCCACAAAATAAGGTCAGCGATTCCGATTGGCCGCAATTCTTAGGCCCTCATGGTAATGGTCATTCGGATGCGACCGGGATTCGTACCGATTGGTCCGACGGAAATCTAAAAACATTATGGCACCAGCCGCTGGGAACCGGATACGGGATCGGAAGCGAAGCGGACGGAAAGTATTACCAATTCGATCGTGAGGCCGATCAGGAGCGGTTGCGCTGTTTTGATGCGGCCAGCGGTAAATTGATTTGGAGCGAAAGTCAGCCGGTCGTCTACCGCGATATGTACGGCTACAACAACGGGCCACGCAGCAGTCCGGTCATCGCTGACGGATCGGTCTTTACGTTCGGGGTCGCTGGGCAGTTGACATGTCGCGACGAACAGTCCGGTGCGGTTTCCTGGACGGTCGATACCAATAAAAAGTACGGCGTCATTCAGAACTTTTTTGGAGTCAGTTGTTCGCCGATCGTCTTTGAGGACTCGGTGATTGTCATGGTGGGGGGCAGTCCGCCTGAAGATCAACAGATTGCGATGGGAGCGCTTGATCGCGTTTCACCAAACGGATCGGCGATCGTTGCCTTCGATGTCAAAACGGGGGAAGAAAAGTGGCGCGCGGGAAATTACCTGGCCAGCTACAGCACGCCGCTTGTTGTCGAACTGCAGGGAGAGCAAGTTCTGCTTGCGTTTGTCCGCGAAGGGTTGCTGGCGATCGATCCAAGCACTGGCAACAACCGTTGGTTCCACCCCTGGCGTTCGCCTCGTCTGGAAAGCGTCAATGCCGCCCTCCCCGTGGTCAAAGGGAATCAGATTTTGATTTCCGAATGTTATGACATCGGATCGGTTTTTCTAAACGCGACTACCGACGAAGCGGAAGTGGTATGGGCCGACAACCCTCGCAGCCGCGACAAGAATTTTCGTGCACACTGGTCCACGCCGGTCGTGATCGATGGGGCGCTGTATGGTTGCAGCGGAAGAAACGCGCCCGATAGCGATTTTCGCTGTATCGATTTCGAAACCGGAACGGTCCACTGGGTGGATCGTCGCCGGACTCGGAGCTCTGTTTTAGCGATCGACGGCCATCTGGTCGTATTAGACGAAGGGGGCCGAATGCAACTGGTGAAGGCCAATCGCGAAGCGTTAGAAGTGGTGACGGAGATCGATCTGGGGATCGGTGCCCCGGACCGCCCCGCCCTACAGCCACCCTGCTGGGCGGCTCCGATTTATGCCAACGGCAGGTTGTACGTCCGCGGCCGAGACAACGTGATCTGCCTGCAGTTGGGCAAATAA
- a CDS encoding HisA/HisF-related TIM barrel protein produces MPFDVGPGDPHVPRRLRDRKNRKRLFATRRLNSPTPPILAVLDIKHGQAVHAVAGKRASYRPLPNNLVTHPAPLELAKRYIQQGIQGLYVADLDAIQGGPLQTTTLQPLLDLGVPLWLDAGIVDQRDWQKKHPQLDDPDHVVDWIVASETFRDSHSDLSPPPWIRAALNETKMTFGIDFFDGSIRTAVSQSDPPSLFPWVEQLIATGFDSFLLLDIAVVGTGSGPACGSLCQQMRQRFPSIRLYSGGGIRSLEDLNQLIRSGCDAVLVGSALHRPESARLIVTGDSKRKLT; encoded by the coding sequence TTGCCGTTCGATGTCGGTCCAGGCGATCCACACGTTCCCCGACGATTACGCGATCGTAAAAATCGAAAGCGTCTTTTCGCTACCAGACGCTTGAATTCTCCGACCCCACCAATTCTCGCCGTCCTCGACATCAAACATGGACAGGCCGTCCACGCGGTAGCGGGCAAACGGGCCTCATACAGGCCCCTTCCCAATAATTTGGTGACCCACCCTGCCCCGCTTGAGCTTGCGAAACGCTACATTCAACAAGGCATCCAGGGGCTGTATGTAGCCGACCTGGATGCGATTCAAGGGGGCCCTCTACAGACGACAACGCTGCAACCTTTGCTGGATTTAGGCGTCCCTTTATGGTTGGACGCGGGCATCGTTGACCAGCGTGATTGGCAAAAAAAACATCCGCAGCTGGACGATCCGGATCACGTCGTCGACTGGATCGTCGCCTCGGAAACGTTCCGTGACAGCCATTCCGATCTATCCCCACCACCCTGGATCCGAGCTGCCTTAAACGAGACAAAAATGACGTTTGGGATCGATTTTTTTGATGGATCGATACGAACCGCGGTTTCGCAGTCCGATCCACCCAGCCTGTTCCCTTGGGTCGAACAACTGATCGCGACCGGATTCGACTCTTTTCTACTGCTAGATATAGCCGTGGTGGGAACCGGTTCGGGACCGGCGTGTGGATCCCTTTGTCAGCAGATGCGGCAGCGTTTTCCCTCGATTCGGCTCTATTCTGGCGGGGGAATCCGTTCCCTAGAAGACCTGAACCAGCTAATTCGATCGGGCTGCGACGCCGTCCTGGTCGGATCGGCCCTCCATCGCCCTGAATCGGCCCGCTTAATCGTTACTGGCGATTCCAAGAGAAAGTTGACGTAG
- a CDS encoding DUF2617 family protein, translated as MLTVRPKVAELAFQVFGRTMHPELYHLHKTRRIERTAYEAKIDITNCGHVITWRAAGLTICEVASSANQPLPTKRQLFRKQLKGTHSERIQCHGGVRYSTRFQLEPVGADMFWSFQQQLGNGPTEGLLHRFDSSGRMALGALSYIHVDTRCRSMSVQAIHTFPDDYAIVKIESVFSLPDA; from the coding sequence GTGTTAACGGTTCGCCCCAAAGTTGCAGAATTAGCCTTCCAGGTCTTCGGACGTACGATGCACCCAGAGCTCTACCATCTGCATAAGACTCGGCGAATCGAGCGGACCGCCTACGAGGCAAAGATCGACATCACCAATTGCGGTCATGTGATCACGTGGCGCGCCGCTGGTTTGACGATTTGTGAAGTCGCATCATCAGCGAATCAACCGCTGCCGACCAAGCGACAGCTTTTTAGAAAACAATTAAAAGGGACGCACAGCGAACGGATTCAATGTCACGGCGGAGTCCGTTACAGCACTCGCTTCCAGTTGGAACCGGTTGGCGCCGATATGTTCTGGTCCTTCCAACAACAGCTTGGCAATGGCCCGACCGAAGGCTTGCTGCACCGATTTGATTCAAGCGGAAGAATGGCGTTGGGGGCACTCAGCTATATCCATGTCGACACCCGTTGCCGTTCGATGTCGGTCCAGGCGATCCACACGTTCCCCGACGATTACGCGATCGTAAAAATCGAAAGCGTCTTTTCGCTACCAGACGCTTGA
- a CDS encoding NADPH-dependent assimilatory sulfite reductase hemoprotein subunit, which produces MANDTEKLTGVEKIKEESRALRGTIGEELQESTASFHKDTLQLLKFHGTYQQDDRDLRTERKKAGLDKAYSCMVRCRIAGGRMTASQLAAQLDLCDSLGNSTLKITTRQTLQLHGILKEDLREAINRINKINLSTLAACGDVNRNVMCCPCKRVGTVHEEIQQLSHDIMVALAPRTKGYHELWITDLETGETTLEGGTVTPAEEEPLYGTRYLPRKFKVGIALPEDNCIDLYANDLGFLAVVREGKIIGYNVTVGGGMGVTPSAAKTFPALAKRMAFVRPEQAIDVAKAVLMVQRDFGNREDRKIARMKYLIANWGIEKFRAKVEEYYGEALEDCTEDEVHGFDDHMGWQEQGDGLWSYGLNVENGRLYDNENTQLKAAFRAIIAEFDPAIRLTAHQSIIFCDINEAQRDRLLQILKDHGVPLTEETSTVRRWSMACVGLPTCGLSVTESERALPGIMDKIEAPLAKLGLDQEKFTIRMTGCPNGCARPYNSDIALVGQTKDRYRVFVGGALLGTRLNFAYKEKVLTADVPTELVKIFTAFKANRQENETLGGFCDRVGRDELERLADADY; this is translated from the coding sequence ATGGCCAACGATACCGAAAAATTAACCGGCGTTGAAAAGATTAAGGAAGAAAGCCGGGCCCTCCGTGGGACCATCGGAGAAGAGCTTCAAGAATCAACAGCATCGTTCCATAAAGACACCTTGCAGCTGCTGAAGTTTCACGGCACCTACCAGCAAGATGACCGCGACCTCCGAACGGAACGGAAAAAAGCGGGTCTGGATAAGGCCTACTCCTGCATGGTCCGCTGCCGGATCGCGGGTGGGCGGATGACCGCTTCTCAACTGGCCGCACAACTGGACCTGTGCGACTCGCTGGGCAATTCAACCCTCAAAATCACGACGCGTCAAACGTTGCAATTGCACGGGATCCTAAAAGAGGATTTGCGCGAAGCGATCAATCGAATCAATAAGATCAACCTATCGACGCTGGCTGCGTGCGGCGACGTCAACCGAAACGTGATGTGCTGCCCTTGCAAACGAGTTGGCACGGTTCACGAAGAAATCCAGCAGCTGTCGCACGACATCATGGTCGCCCTGGCGCCACGCACCAAGGGTTATCACGAACTGTGGATTACCGATCTGGAAACCGGTGAAACGACGCTTGAAGGCGGAACCGTGACGCCGGCTGAAGAGGAACCTCTTTACGGCACGCGGTACCTACCGCGTAAATTCAAGGTCGGAATCGCCCTTCCTGAAGACAACTGCATCGACCTGTATGCCAATGACCTCGGATTCTTGGCGGTTGTCCGCGAAGGCAAGATCATCGGCTACAACGTCACCGTTGGCGGAGGCATGGGAGTCACCCCTTCGGCTGCCAAAACGTTCCCGGCTTTGGCCAAACGAATGGCGTTTGTCCGTCCGGAACAGGCCATCGATGTTGCCAAGGCTGTGCTGATGGTTCAGCGTGATTTTGGAAATCGCGAAGACCGCAAAATTGCTCGTATGAAATACTTGATCGCCAACTGGGGAATCGAAAAATTCCGAGCCAAGGTCGAAGAGTATTACGGCGAAGCGTTGGAGGACTGCACCGAAGACGAAGTCCATGGTTTTGACGATCACATGGGTTGGCAAGAACAAGGGGACGGTCTTTGGTCGTATGGATTAAACGTCGAAAACGGACGTTTGTACGACAACGAAAACACGCAACTGAAAGCAGCCTTCCGGGCGATCATTGCCGAATTCGATCCGGCCATTCGCTTGACGGCTCACCAAAGCATCATCTTCTGCGACATCAATGAAGCGCAGCGAGATCGCTTGTTGCAGATTCTGAAAGATCACGGCGTTCCTTTGACCGAAGAAACCAGCACCGTTCGACGTTGGTCGATGGCCTGCGTTGGACTGCCAACCTGTGGCCTTTCGGTTACCGAAAGCGAACGAGCGCTTCCTGGAATCATGGACAAAATCGAAGCCCCACTAGCCAAGCTTGGCCTGGACCAGGAAAAGTTCACGATCCGGATGACCGGTTGCCCCAACGGGTGTGCACGTCCCTACAACTCGGACATCGCTTTGGTCGGCCAGACCAAAGATCGCTACCGGGTCTTTGTCGGTGGTGCGTTGCTTGGAACGCGACTGAACTTCGCATACAAAGAAAAAGTTCTGACCGCCGATGTGCCTACCGAACTGGTAAAGATCTTTACCGCGTTCAAAGCCAATCGCCAAGAGAACGAAACGTTGGGCGGTTTTTGTGATCGCGTCGGACGCGATGAACTGGAACGACTTGCAGACGCGGATTACTGA
- a CDS encoding PQQ-binding-like beta-propeller repeat protein has translation MLPIIQRAFLPGLVQRASLSAAVALLMLTIAGREFPVQAVQATEPVFTPDSLDHSARWPQFRGACDNIADPDVTTELPLEWSETKNVLWKLETKEKGWSSPVVWDGRAWFTEATADGTEMFAICVDLDTGSVVWRRKIFQNEADEVREIHLMNGYASPTPVVDGNRVWVTFGSYGTACLAADSGESIWERRDLPCNHFRGPGSSPLLKDGRLYLHYDGFDFQYVVAFDALTGKTLWKSDRDVEYGTDNGDHMKAYCTPLLIQVDGKEQLISPTSKAVLAYDPITGEEIWRVRFKEFSATAQPLFDGETLYINTGFGKAQLIAIDPTGKGDVTKTHQVWVQPKGVGSKPTPLLYEGRIYNIHDSGIATCMDAKDGSVIWTERLRGKFSASPLLAAGRLYWFDHDGTGYVTKPGDKFELLAENKLDDGCMASPVPVGNYLLVRTRSALYLLGEK, from the coding sequence ATGCTTCCGATAATCCAGCGAGCCTTTCTACCTGGACTCGTTCAACGTGCCAGTTTGTCAGCGGCGGTTGCACTTCTGATGCTGACGATTGCCGGACGGGAATTCCCTGTCCAGGCGGTTCAAGCGACCGAGCCGGTTTTCACGCCGGATTCGCTTGACCACTCCGCCCGTTGGCCTCAGTTTCGTGGCGCGTGCGACAATATTGCCGACCCGGACGTAACGACTGAACTACCGCTTGAATGGTCCGAAACCAAAAACGTGCTGTGGAAACTGGAAACAAAAGAGAAGGGGTGGTCCTCACCGGTCGTCTGGGACGGGCGTGCTTGGTTCACCGAAGCGACTGCGGACGGGACCGAAATGTTTGCCATTTGTGTGGATCTGGATACAGGATCGGTCGTCTGGCGGCGGAAAATTTTTCAAAACGAAGCGGACGAAGTTCGCGAAATTCACCTGATGAACGGCTACGCGTCGCCGACGCCCGTGGTGGATGGCAACCGCGTTTGGGTGACCTTTGGTAGTTACGGGACCGCTTGTTTGGCGGCCGATTCTGGTGAGTCGATTTGGGAGCGACGCGATCTTCCCTGCAACCACTTCCGAGGCCCAGGCAGTTCGCCGTTGCTGAAAGATGGGCGTTTATATCTGCATTACGACGGCTTTGATTTTCAGTATGTCGTCGCGTTCGATGCGCTCACTGGCAAGACGCTTTGGAAAAGCGACCGCGATGTCGAATACGGCACGGACAATGGCGACCATATGAAAGCCTATTGCACGCCTCTGCTGATTCAGGTGGACGGCAAAGAACAATTGATCAGTCCAACCAGTAAAGCGGTTCTCGCCTACGACCCCATCACTGGTGAAGAAATTTGGCGAGTGCGGTTCAAAGAATTTTCGGCGACGGCGCAACCTCTGTTTGATGGGGAAACGCTCTATATCAACACGGGCTTCGGGAAGGCTCAGTTGATTGCGATCGATCCAACGGGCAAGGGGGACGTAACCAAAACCCATCAGGTTTGGGTCCAACCCAAAGGGGTCGGTTCCAAGCCAACGCCTTTGCTGTACGAAGGACGCATCTACAACATTCACGATTCGGGTATCGCCACCTGCATGGATGCAAAAGACGGCAGCGTGATTTGGACCGAGCGTCTAAGAGGCAAATTTTCAGCCTCACCGCTGCTGGCAGCCGGCCGCTTGTACTGGTTTGATCACGATGGAACGGGCTATGTCACGAAGCCAGGGGATAAGTTCGAACTGTTGGCTGAAAACAAATTGGACGACGGTTGCATGGCATCGCCCGTTCCCGTTGGTAACTATTTGCTCGTTCGCACACGATCGGCGTTGTATCTTTTGGGAGAGAAATAA
- a CDS encoding efflux RND transporter permease subunit — protein MSEAEPEEKQGEPKTPISERLLLAWADRPGLQLAVMLLLSALAIVGYTQPTLVTDLFHPTPASVSPFGAPSVRLVSNRQPSVNSNRTEPDVTNTEAFEFGGGECLLVVETEDFFTPEGLAALRRVAHDLEQLPQVESVLWLDNVPNFNLFGLSGTLLPGPHASQRRLTTAAKAILDNPLAVGQFISADGNTIVMQIRIDWFHVSTDAAVTSDLRECAEHAIAEFKSVQANVLVTGRVPLHLMMASNHVKNAQQYQIIGYAIMLIAALILFRGLSAVVIVATAPAMGVFWTMGFLHFFDLQNNPFNDIIVPVLISLVGLTDAVHLMVEIRTRKSQGRTTSEATRQGVAHVGLACVLTSLTTAIGFVSLGWAHHEIVREFGWCCVLGVGLTLVSVLTMTPLGCRSPLGRRLHIGIGAGPIDGQIRYLSPLVRYVLRHDRAITAFAIFATAGLGLLTLQLQPDEKRYSGLSDSGEAAIGMRHLDRSLGGLEFGNIEVRWQGPETPDELLPALQEIDAVLQSEPLLGNPLGLPQVLAALPGDGPAAERMTLLTLLPPSIKRAFYRPNEAFAATSFRVQDRGIAAYSGAFTNIESTLASLQQQYPMLQFELTGNAPRRWRNVYQIVNDLANSLGTASIVIWLVLTLVYRSIRIGLISIIPNLFPLVATGAILFIFGQHLELVTVCVFTICLGIAVDDSIHFLTRYQLEQRRGGDHQAVIERAFTGVGSALLMTTLVLVAGMLTAVVGDARDARLFGVMGCLTLLAALFADVLLLPAILSYFSPKRYNADRVRTSK, from the coding sequence ATGAGTGAAGCCGAACCGGAAGAGAAGCAAGGCGAACCGAAAACACCTATCAGCGAACGCTTGCTATTAGCCTGGGCCGACCGCCCCGGTTTGCAGCTGGCCGTCATGCTGTTGCTGTCGGCCCTTGCCATCGTGGGATACACCCAGCCAACATTGGTCACCGACCTCTTTCACCCCACCCCGGCATCGGTCAGTCCTTTCGGGGCGCCTTCCGTTCGTTTGGTTTCCAACCGCCAACCTTCCGTGAATTCAAATCGCACGGAACCTGATGTCACGAACACAGAGGCCTTTGAGTTCGGCGGCGGAGAATGTTTGCTGGTCGTCGAAACCGAAGATTTCTTCACGCCCGAAGGGCTTGCTGCACTGCGGCGCGTTGCCCACGACCTGGAACAATTACCGCAGGTCGAAAGCGTACTCTGGCTGGACAATGTTCCCAATTTCAACCTTTTTGGTTTGTCGGGAACTTTGCTGCCGGGTCCGCATGCATCGCAACGACGGCTGACCACCGCTGCCAAAGCGATCCTGGACAATCCACTGGCCGTTGGACAATTCATTTCCGCCGACGGCAACACGATCGTCATGCAGATACGGATTGACTGGTTTCACGTTAGCACCGACGCAGCCGTCACTTCAGATCTACGCGAATGTGCAGAACATGCGATTGCAGAATTCAAATCGGTCCAGGCAAACGTCCTGGTCACCGGCCGTGTCCCCCTACACTTGATGATGGCTTCCAACCACGTCAAGAACGCCCAGCAGTACCAAATCATTGGGTACGCGATCATGTTGATCGCCGCCCTAATTCTATTTCGAGGATTATCAGCGGTCGTCATCGTCGCCACAGCGCCAGCGATGGGCGTTTTTTGGACGATGGGGTTCCTGCATTTCTTTGATTTGCAAAACAATCCGTTCAACGACATTATCGTGCCCGTTTTGATCAGCTTGGTCGGGTTAACCGATGCAGTCCACCTGATGGTGGAAATCCGCACGCGCAAATCCCAAGGTCGAACGACAAGCGAAGCGACACGACAAGGGGTGGCTCATGTTGGGTTGGCGTGCGTGCTGACCAGTTTGACTACCGCGATCGGTTTTGTTTCGCTTGGCTGGGCGCATCATGAAATCGTGCGAGAATTTGGGTGGTGCTGTGTACTTGGCGTCGGCCTGACGTTGGTCAGCGTACTAACCATGACTCCGCTGGGATGTCGATCGCCGCTGGGACGCAGACTGCACATCGGGATTGGTGCCGGGCCAATCGACGGCCAAATACGTTATTTAAGCCCATTGGTGCGGTATGTTCTTCGCCACGACCGAGCGATTACCGCTTTTGCGATTTTCGCGACCGCAGGACTGGGGCTGTTAACTTTGCAGCTTCAACCGGATGAAAAACGCTATAGCGGGCTGAGCGATTCGGGCGAAGCGGCGATAGGCATGCGACACCTAGACCGTTCCCTTGGCGGATTGGAATTTGGAAACATCGAAGTCCGCTGGCAAGGGCCGGAAACGCCCGACGAGCTATTGCCCGCGTTGCAGGAAATCGATGCCGTCCTTCAAAGCGAACCATTGCTTGGGAATCCGCTGGGCCTGCCACAGGTTTTGGCCGCGCTCCCCGGAGACGGGCCCGCGGCCGAACGGATGACGTTGTTGACGCTGCTTCCGCCATCGATCAAACGAGCGTTCTATCGCCCTAATGAAGCATTTGCAGCGACCAGTTTCCGAGTCCAAGACAGAGGCATCGCCGCTTATAGCGGTGCTTTCACGAACATCGAATCGACTCTAGCCAGCCTGCAGCAACAGTACCCAATGCTGCAGTTTGAACTGACAGGTAACGCGCCACGGCGATGGCGCAACGTCTATCAAATCGTCAATGATTTGGCCAACAGTTTGGGGACCGCCAGCATCGTCATCTGGCTTGTTTTGACGCTTGTTTACCGCTCGATCCGTATCGGTCTGATTTCGATCATCCCGAACCTGTTTCCACTGGTTGCAACCGGAGCGATCCTCTTCATTTTCGGCCAGCATCTTGAATTGGTAACGGTCTGTGTCTTTACCATTTGCTTGGGAATTGCTGTCGACGACAGCATCCATTTCTTGACGCGCTACCAGCTTGAGCAGCGACGCGGAGGCGACCATCAAGCGGTTATCGAACGAGCCTTCACCGGCGTTGGTTCCGCGTTGCTAATGACAACGTTGGTTTTGGTGGCAGGGATGCTGACCGCAGTCGTCGGCGATGCTCGTGATGCACGGTTATTTGGTGTGATGGGATGCCTGACGTTGTTGGCCGCACTCTTCGCCGACGTCCTCCTGCTGCCCGCAATCCTCAGTTATTTCTCTCCCAAAAGATACAACGCCGATCGTGTGCGAACGAGCAAATAG